ACCGTGGCGCATCAGGTGCCCATGCTCTCCCTGGACAATACCTACGACGACAGTGAGCTCGCCGCCTTCCACACCCGGGTCGTGGAGCTCTTGGGTGGTGCCGAACCCGCTTACGTCGTCGAGCCCAAGCTGGACGGCGTCGCCGTGAGCTTGCACTACAAGGGCGGACGCTATGTCCGCGCCGTCACCCGCGGTGACGGCCGGAGTGGCGATGAGGTGACGCGCAACGTGGCCACGCTGAAGACCTTGCCGCAACGCGTGCAGGCCCCCTGGCCGGAGTTCGAGGTGCGCGGCGAGATCTTCATGCCCACGGAGGCGTTCCGACGCTTCAACGCCGAGCGCGAAAAGGCCGGAGAGAAGACCTTGGCCAACCCGAGGAACACCACGGCGGGCTCGCTCAAGCTCCTCGATCCCGAGCAGGTGGCGGCGCGGCCGCTCACCCTCTGTGTCTACCAGTTGGTGGAAGCGGAGCGGCTCGGGTTGGCCACGCACTGGAAGACGCTGCAGGCGCTGCGGCGCGCGCGCTTCCCGGTGAACGAGCACAACCGCCACTGTCGAGACTTCGCGGCGGTGAACGAAGCCATCGCCTCCTTGCGGGCGCAGCGGGAGGACCTTCCTTATGAGATCGACGGCGCCGTGATCAAGGTCGATTCCCTGGCGCAGCAGCGCGAGCTCGGGGTGACGGCGAAAGCGCCGCGCTGGGGCATCGCCTTCAAGTTCGGCTCGGCGCAGGTACGGACGAAGCTGCGGGACATCACGGTGCAGGTGGGGAGAACGGGCAGCGTCACACCGGTGGCGGAGCTCGAACCGGTCTGGCTCGGAGGCATCACCATCGGCCGGGCGACGCTGCACAATCGGGATGAGCTCGAGCGTCTCGACGTCCGCATCGGCGATACCGTGCTGGTGGAGCGCGGGGGCGACGTGATCCCCAAGGTCGTAGGCGTGCTGCGCGAGCTGCGGACGGGGAAGGAGAAGCGCTACCGCTTCCCGAAGAAGTGCCCTTCCTGCGGGGCCGATTTGGTGGAGAACCCCGACGAGGTGGCGGTGCGCTGCGAGAACCCGAGCTGTCCGCAGCAGCTCGAGCGCCGCCTGCAGCACTTCGCTTCCCGCAATGCCATGGACATTGCCGGCCTGGGCGAGCAGAACGTGAAGCTCCTGGTGGAGAAGGGCCTCGTCCGGAGCTTCGGCGATCTCTACCGGCTGCGCCTCGAGGACCTGCTCCCTCTGGAGCGCTTCGCGGAGAAGTCGGCGCAGCAGCTCCTGGACGCCATCGCGGCGAGCAAGAAGCGCCCCTGGCGCACCAAGCTCCACGCTCTCGGCATCCGGCACGTCGGCATCGCCGGAGCGGCGGTGCTGGCGGCGCGCTATCCCGACGTGGAGTCGCTGCGCCGGGCGAGCCTCGAGGAGTTGCAGGAGCTGGAGGACGTGGGACCGCGGGTGGCGGCGAGCATCGCTGCCTTCCTGCACGGGGAGACGACTCGGGCGCTGATCGATGATCTCGTCGATCTCGGCGTGCTCCGGCCCGAACCAGCGAAGCGAAGCGGGCCACAACCCTTCGCCGGCCTCACCTTCGTCCTCACCGGGACGCTCGAAAAGATGACGCGACCGCAGGCGCAGGCGGCGATCGAAGCGCGCGGCGGGCGCGTCAGCGGCTCGGTGAGCAAGAAGACACAGTACGTGGTGGTCGGCGCCGATCCGGGCAGCAAGGCCGACAAAGCGCAAGAGCTCGGCATCCCGCAGCTCGACGAGGCGCAGTTCCTCGCCTACCTCGAAGGGACACCGTGATCGCCGAGGTGCTGCCGGAGATCGAGGCCGCATGTCGGCCCGGCGCGGATCCACGTCTGCTCCGGCTCGCCATGGAGATTCTGCCGGCGGAAGCCGTCGAGGCCAGGCGCCGTCTCGGAACGGCACTCACCGCGGTGGTTTTGCAGCGTCTGCAGCGCCGCCCGGCGCCGCCGCCGGCTCGGGGACCGTTGCGCCAAGCCGCGCTGCAAGCGCCACACCCTCTCCTCGACCGTTGCTACGAGCACCTGTCTTCGGCGCCTCGGCAGGGCGTCTTCGAAGCGCGCGCGGGACAGCTCGAGATGGCGCATGCGGTCCTCGAGGCGCTGGAGAAGCAGGAGGTGCTCGTCGTCGAGGCGGGCACGGGCAGTGGCAAATCGCTGGCCTACGCCTTGGCGGCGATCGTGCACACCGTGCGCTCCGGACGCCGGGTCGTCATCGCCACGCACACACGGACGCTCCAGGAGCAGCTCGTCCAGCGCGAGCTCCCTTGGTTGTGGGCGAGTCTCGATTTGGACGCAGTGCCACGCTCCGACGGCGGGCACGGCTTGGGATTCGCGAAGTTGCTCGGACGGGGGAATTACGTTTGTGTCACCGCTCTCGATCGCTGGGTGCAAGCCTGGCGAGAGCGCGGCGGTAGCCTGGAATTGTTGCGCCTACTTCTCGCGCTCCTCCGCCGTGACGACGGCAGCCTGGACGAGATCCTGCCGGGCTGCGCGCCGGAGCACCTGGAGGCGGTGCGCAGCCGGCGTGAGACCTGCGCCGGACGCGCTTGCCGGGGTGACCCACCGTGCCCGGTATACGCGGCGCGTGAGCGAGCGCGAGCCGCCGATCTCGTCGTCGTCAACCACGCCTTGCTCTGCGAGGACGGGCGGCTCGAGGGCACGCTCCTCGGAGACTGCGGTGGTTTGGTCGTGGACGAGGCCCACGCCTTGGAAGGCGTGGCGACCGAGGCGCTCGCCGTTCGCTTGCACGCCGGTCGCGGCGAGACTCTTGTCGTCGCCGCACGCCGGCTGGAGGCGGAACGTCGGGCCACACCAGGGACCTCGGCGGCCCTCGAAGAGCTCGTCGTGCGTCTCGGCGAGCGTTGCCAGACGGTGCGGCGGCAGCTCCTCCTGCTCTTGGAAACGCTCGATGCGGCGCTGCCTCGCGCCGCCCGGGTGCGCCCGCGCCAGCGCTACCGCGATGCCGACGAAGTCTTCGGCCGGGTGCAGACCGAGGTCACGGCGCTGCGCGAGGCCTTGGATGTAGGGCTCGATGTAGCAGCCCAAGCCGAGAGCGAGTGCCTCGCGGCAGCGGTGACGGCGCCGGGGGCGGGCCTGGCCGAGCTCGCCGGCGTCGTGCTCTCCTTGCTGCAGGAAGCATCGCAGGCGTTGGAATGCGTCCTTCGAGCTGCCGACGACGACTGGGTCTACCATCTCGACTTCAGCGGCACCGACTCCGCGCTCACCGCCATCGTCGCCACGCCGCTCGAGGTGGGAGCGGCGCTGCAGCAGCTTCTCTCGGCGCCAGAGCGCGCCGTCATCTACACCTCGGCCACTCTCTTCGTGGAAGGGGATGCGGCGTTCGTGCGACGCCGCCTGGGACTCGCCTCGACGGTGCGGCAGCTCACCGTCGAATCTCCCTTCGAGTACGCGGCGCAATGCACGGTGGTGCACACGGCGAGCCTCGGAGATTATCGGGATCCGGAATTCGTGCCGACCATGGCGGCGTTGGTGGAGAACCTGCACCGCGAGACCCAGCGGCGCATGCTCGTCCTCCTCACCTCGCACTCTATGTTGCGGGCACTG
The window above is part of the Candidatus Krumholzibacteriia bacterium genome. Proteins encoded here:
- the ligA gene encoding NAD-dependent DNA ligase LigA — its product is MSASVAKRIEELRRQIERHDQLYYEEAAPEIGDAEYDALVQELAALEAQHPQYRRSDSPTARVGGATDRNFPTVAHQVPMLSLDNTYDDSELAAFHTRVVELLGGAEPAYVVEPKLDGVAVSLHYKGGRYVRAVTRGDGRSGDEVTRNVATLKTLPQRVQAPWPEFEVRGEIFMPTEAFRRFNAEREKAGEKTLANPRNTTAGSLKLLDPEQVAARPLTLCVYQLVEAERLGLATHWKTLQALRRARFPVNEHNRHCRDFAAVNEAIASLRAQREDLPYEIDGAVIKVDSLAQQRELGVTAKAPRWGIAFKFGSAQVRTKLRDITVQVGRTGSVTPVAELEPVWLGGITIGRATLHNRDELERLDVRIGDTVLVERGGDVIPKVVGVLRELRTGKEKRYRFPKKCPSCGADLVENPDEVAVRCENPSCPQQLERRLQHFASRNAMDIAGLGEQNVKLLVEKGLVRSFGDLYRLRLEDLLPLERFAEKSAQQLLDAIAASKKRPWRTKLHALGIRHVGIAGAAVLAARYPDVESLRRASLEELQELEDVGPRVAASIAAFLHGETTRALIDDLVDLGVLRPEPAKRSGPQPFAGLTFVLTGTLEKMTRPQAQAAIEARGGRVSGSVSKKTQYVVVGADPGSKADKAQELGIPQLDEAQFLAYLEGTP
- a CDS encoding helicase C-terminal domain-containing protein, translating into MIAEVLPEIEAACRPGADPRLLRLAMEILPAEAVEARRRLGTALTAVVLQRLQRRPAPPPARGPLRQAALQAPHPLLDRCYEHLSSAPRQGVFEARAGQLEMAHAVLEALEKQEVLVVEAGTGSGKSLAYALAAIVHTVRSGRRVVIATHTRTLQEQLVQRELPWLWASLDLDAVPRSDGGHGLGFAKLLGRGNYVCVTALDRWVQAWRERGGSLELLRLLLALLRRDDGSLDEILPGCAPEHLEAVRSRRETCAGRACRGDPPCPVYAARERARAADLVVVNHALLCEDGRLEGTLLGDCGGLVVDEAHALEGVATEALAVRLHAGRGETLVVAARRLEAERRATPGTSAALEELVVRLGERCQTVRRQLLLLLETLDAALPRAARVRPRQRYRDADEVFGRVQTEVTALREALDVGLDVAAQAESECLAAAVTAPGAGLAELAGVVLSLLQEASQALECVLRAADDDWVYHLDFSGTDSALTAIVATPLEVGAALQQLLSAPERAVIYTSATLFVEGDAAFVRRRLGLASTVRQLTVESPFEYAAQCTVVHTASLGDYRDPEFVPTMAALVENLHRETQRRMLVLLTSHSMLRALHAELVQRLGGKAPLLAQGITAERATLADRLTATPAAILLGTASFWEGVDFPGEALEVLVLAKLPFAPPDEPLVEARCERLRARGEDPFADFLLPEAVLRFRQGFGRLIRTRQDRGAVLLLDGRLESRAYGETFVASLPVRTQSFDTPETMLAHVRTWLDRGMENQIG